Proteins co-encoded in one Acidovorax sp. 69 genomic window:
- a CDS encoding monovalent cation/H+ antiporter subunit D, whose product METSFTASVTALLMPHLIFAPIAVPMVAAGLMLLLREERQRTKVTLNIVATFLGLVVAVLLLVQAKEPGVQTSLGVYLPGNWPAPYGIVLAIDRLSAMMLVLTSTVALATVLFSAARWHRAGVHFHPLFQFQLMGLAGAFLTADLFNLFVFFEIMLAASYGLLLHGSGRPRVSAGLHYIAINLAASSLFLIGVSMLYGITGTLNMADLAQSMAGVAAADRGLLHAAAAILAVAFLIKAAVWPLNFWLVPAYSAATAPVGALFALMTKVGVYSVLRLWTLLFGPEAGDSAQFGSQWLIGGGMLTMAFGAIGMLGSQRLGHLAGFAAILSSGTLLAAVGFGQNLLTGGLLYYLLSSTLAVSALFLLTDLIDRWRNHGANLAPYEQTDDAPFLSADLVPTTGMNLDDKEQALIGQVIPAAAAFLGLAFIACTLVIAGLPPLPGFVGKFAMIHALLNPLGLGASQGFRLGAAGWMLVVLLVGSGLLALLALTRAGIRHFWSTPGRPSPQLLVLEGLPIALLLLACAALVWQAGAVMRYTQATADALHAPAIYVRAVMTAAPVAPAAAPTAPSVPAIPGGTP is encoded by the coding sequence ATGGAGACCAGTTTCACCGCGTCCGTCACGGCACTGCTGATGCCACACCTCATCTTCGCGCCCATCGCAGTGCCGATGGTCGCCGCAGGGTTGATGCTGCTGTTGCGCGAAGAACGCCAGCGCACCAAGGTCACGCTCAACATCGTGGCGACGTTTCTGGGCCTGGTGGTGGCGGTGCTGCTGCTGGTACAGGCCAAGGAGCCCGGTGTGCAAACCAGTCTGGGGGTGTACCTGCCCGGAAACTGGCCCGCGCCCTATGGCATCGTGCTGGCCATCGACCGGCTGTCGGCCATGATGCTGGTGCTGACCAGCACCGTCGCGCTGGCCACGGTACTTTTCTCCGCAGCACGCTGGCACCGGGCGGGGGTGCACTTTCACCCGCTGTTCCAGTTCCAGCTCATGGGGCTGGCTGGAGCCTTTCTCACAGCCGACCTGTTCAACCTGTTCGTGTTCTTCGAGATCATGCTGGCCGCGTCTTACGGCCTGCTGCTGCACGGTTCTGGCCGCCCGCGCGTTTCGGCGGGCCTGCACTACATCGCCATCAACCTCGCTGCCTCGTCGCTGTTTCTCATCGGTGTGTCGATGCTGTATGGCATCACCGGCACGCTGAACATGGCCGACCTTGCGCAGAGCATGGCCGGTGTAGCCGCCGCAGACCGCGGCCTTCTGCATGCCGCCGCCGCCATCCTGGCCGTGGCGTTTCTCATCAAGGCCGCCGTATGGCCGCTGAACTTCTGGCTGGTGCCTGCCTACAGCGCGGCCACGGCGCCCGTGGGTGCGCTGTTTGCGCTGATGACCAAGGTGGGCGTGTACAGCGTGCTGCGGCTGTGGACGCTGCTGTTTGGCCCGGAGGCCGGTGATTCGGCCCAGTTTGGCAGCCAGTGGCTCATTGGCGGTGGCATGCTCACGATGGCTTTTGGGGCCATTGGCATGTTGGGCTCACAGCGCCTGGGGCATCTGGCAGGTTTTGCAGCCATCCTGTCGTCGGGCACGCTGCTGGCCGCCGTGGGCTTTGGGCAGAACCTGCTCACGGGCGGTTTGCTGTATTACCTGCTCAGTTCCACTTTGGCCGTGAGCGCGCTGTTTTTACTCACGGACCTGATCGACCGGTGGCGCAACCACGGCGCCAACCTTGCCCCCTACGAGCAGACCGACGATGCCCCGTTCCTGTCGGCCGATCTGGTGCCCACCACAGGCATGAACCTTGACGACAAGGAACAGGCACTGATCGGCCAGGTCATCCCCGCTGCGGCGGCCTTCCTGGGGCTGGCATTCATCGCCTGTACCTTGGTCATTGCAGGCCTGCCCCCACTGCCCGGTTTCGTGGGCAAGTTCGCCATGATCCATGCGCTGCTCAACCCGCTGGGGCTGGGCGCGTCCCAAGGCTTTCGACTGGGCGCTGCGGGCTGGATGTTGGTGGTGCTGCTGGTCGGTTCCGGTCTGCTGGCGCTGCTGGCGCTGACACGGGCGGGCATACGCCACTTCTGGTCGACCCCAGGCAGGCCATCGCCCCAGTTGCTGGTGCTGGAAGGTCTGCCCATCGCCCTGTTGCTGCTGGCCTGCGCTGCGCTGGTATGGCAGGCCGGTGCCGTGATGCG
- a CDS encoding Na+/H+ antiporter subunit C has protein sequence MELILALAIGVLTGSGVWLLLRPRTFQVIMGLSLLSYAVNLFIFSMGRLGLAIDKEPVLQPGVPQDLAHYADPMPQALTLTAIVIGFAMTALFLVVLLASRGMSGTDHVDGTRAKDSQEMP, from the coding sequence ATGGAACTGATTCTGGCCCTGGCCATCGGCGTGCTCACCGGCTCTGGCGTGTGGCTGCTGCTGCGCCCGCGCACCTTCCAGGTCATCATGGGCCTGTCGCTGCTGTCGTATGCGGTCAACCTTTTCATCTTCAGCATGGGCCGCCTGGGCCTGGCGATTGACAAGGAGCCCGTGCTGCAGCCCGGCGTGCCACAAGACCTGGCCCACTATGCCGACCCCATGCCCCAGGCGCTCACACTCACAGCCATCGTGATCGGCTTTGCCATGACCGCCCTCTTCCTCGTGGTGCTGCTGGCTTCGCGTGGCATGTCAGGCACCGACCATGTGGACGGCACCCGCGCCAAAGATTCGCAGGAAATGCCGTAA
- a CDS encoding monovalent cation/H+ antiporter subunit A, with translation MPLITLILLPFIGSLLAAVLPANARNTESTLAGLIALFCTVQAALYFPDIADGGVIRQELTWLPALGLNLVIRMDGFAWMFCMLVLGVGSLVVLYARYYMSAADPVPRFFSFFLAFMGAMAGVVLSGNIIQIAFFWELTSLFSFLLIGYWHHRKDARRGARMALTVTGTGGLAMLAGMLVLGHIVGSYDLDHVLAAGALIKAHPLYLTALVLILLGALTKSAQFPFHFWLPHAMAAPTPVSAYLHSATMVKAGVFLMARLWPALAGTEQWFWLVGGAGLCTLLVGGYAAMFQNDLKGLLAYSTISHLGLITLLLGLNSPLAAVAAVFHIMNHATFKASLFMAVGIVDHESGTRDIRRLSGLRKMMPITATLAMVASAAMAGVPLLNGFLSKEMFFAETVYVNTTPMLEWLLPVAATVAGMFSVAYSLRFTVDVFWGPPATDLPRPPHEPPHWMRVPVELLVLACLVVGTLPAWSVGAFLAAAARPVVGGELPTYSLAVWHGFNTPFVMSLVALGGGIVLYAVLRRQRAKGTLDAPPVMHHIHGQRLFEGMLTVVTLAGRNGRRLLGTGRLQWQMLWLLSAALIAGTLPLWARGLPIGDRVQLPLSPSFALLWLLGALCAVAAAWQAKYHRLAALTLLGGAGLCVCLTFLWFSAPDLALTQIVVEVVTTILILLGLRWLPRRDESLRVPTLAEERLTQLRRYRDLALTLTAGAGMALLSFAMMSRPFPDSTSTFFLERALTEGGGTNVVNVMLVDFRGFDTFGEIVVLGIVALTVYALLRRFRPAREVMDLPPQQRALPADVDTDLSNPRQTADTAVGYLMVPAVLVRLMLPFATLVAVYMFMRGHNEPGGGFVAGLVFSVALLLQYIVSGTSWVEAHLPLYPRRWIGVGLLTALATGLGALAWGYPFLTSHTAHFSLPLVGEIHLASALFFDIGVFTLVVGSTMLILTGIAHQSVRSHRYNHARASDEAQATTGAATTPGESPWN, from the coding sequence ATGCCCCTGATCACCCTCATCCTCCTCCCCTTCATCGGCAGCCTGCTGGCGGCAGTGTTGCCCGCCAATGCCCGCAACACCGAGTCCACGCTGGCAGGGCTCATCGCGCTGTTCTGCACGGTGCAGGCAGCGCTCTACTTCCCGGACATTGCCGATGGCGGGGTGATTCGGCAGGAGCTGACCTGGCTCCCTGCGCTGGGCCTGAACCTCGTCATTCGCATGGATGGCTTCGCCTGGATGTTCTGCATGCTGGTGCTGGGCGTGGGCAGCCTGGTGGTGCTGTATGCGCGCTACTACATGTCGGCGGCCGACCCGGTGCCGCGCTTCTTCTCGTTTTTCCTGGCGTTCATGGGCGCCATGGCGGGCGTGGTGCTGTCGGGCAACATCATCCAGATTGCTTTCTTCTGGGAGTTGACCAGCCTGTTCTCGTTCTTGCTGATCGGCTACTGGCACCACCGCAAGGATGCGCGGCGCGGCGCGCGCATGGCGCTGACCGTCACGGGCACGGGGGGCCTGGCCATGCTGGCAGGCATGCTGGTGCTGGGCCACATCGTGGGCAGCTATGACCTCGATCACGTGCTGGCCGCAGGGGCGCTCATCAAGGCGCATCCGCTGTACCTGACGGCGCTGGTGCTGATCCTGCTGGGGGCACTGACCAAAAGCGCCCAATTCCCCTTCCACTTCTGGCTGCCCCACGCCATGGCGGCGCCGACACCGGTATCGGCCTACCTGCACTCGGCCACCATGGTCAAGGCGGGCGTGTTTTTGATGGCGCGCCTGTGGCCCGCGCTGGCGGGCACCGAGCAATGGTTCTGGCTGGTGGGCGGTGCCGGTCTGTGCACGCTGCTGGTGGGGGGCTACGCGGCCATGTTCCAGAACGACCTCAAAGGGCTGTTGGCCTACTCCACCATCTCGCACCTGGGCCTCATCACGCTCCTGCTGGGCCTGAACAGCCCGCTGGCTGCCGTGGCCGCCGTGTTCCACATCATGAACCATGCCACTTTCAAGGCATCGCTCTTCATGGCCGTGGGCATCGTGGACCATGAAAGTGGCACGCGCGACATACGGCGCCTGTCCGGGCTGCGCAAGATGATGCCCATCACCGCCACGCTGGCCATGGTGGCCAGTGCGGCCATGGCGGGCGTGCCACTGCTCAACGGGTTTCTGTCCAAGGAAATGTTTTTTGCCGAGACGGTGTATGTGAACACCACGCCGATGCTGGAATGGCTGCTGCCTGTGGCTGCCACTGTGGCAGGCATGTTCAGCGTGGCGTATTCGCTGCGCTTCACCGTGGATGTGTTCTGGGGTCCGCCTGCCACCGACCTGCCGCGCCCACCCCACGAGCCGCCGCATTGGATGCGTGTGCCGGTCGAGCTGCTGGTGCTCGCGTGCCTGGTAGTGGGCACGCTGCCAGCCTGGTCGGTGGGGGCCTTTCTGGCCGCCGCTGCTCGGCCGGTGGTGGGGGGTGAATTGCCCACTTACAGCCTGGCGGTCTGGCACGGATTCAACACGCCGTTTGTCATGAGCCTGGTGGCTTTGGGGGGCGGTATTGTGTTGTATGCCGTGCTGCGCAGACAACGCGCCAAAGGCACGCTGGACGCACCGCCGGTCATGCACCACATCCATGGCCAGCGCCTGTTCGAAGGAATGTTGACGGTTGTCACCCTCGCGGGTCGTAATGGCCGCCGCCTGCTGGGTACGGGCCGGCTGCAGTGGCAGATGCTGTGGCTGCTAAGCGCAGCACTGATAGCAGGCACCCTGCCCCTGTGGGCACGCGGGTTGCCTATTGGCGATCGAGTGCAACTGCCGCTATCGCCCTCCTTTGCACTCCTGTGGTTGCTGGGCGCCCTGTGTGCCGTGGCTGCGGCATGGCAGGCCAAATACCACCGGCTGGCAGCCTTGACCCTGCTGGGTGGGGCGGGCCTGTGCGTGTGCCTGACCTTCCTGTGGTTCTCGGCGCCCGACCTGGCCCTCACGCAGATTGTGGTGGAGGTGGTGACCACCATCCTCATCCTGCTGGGCCTGCGCTGGCTGCCCCGGCGCGACGAAAGCCTGCGCGTACCCACGCTCGCTGAAGAACGGCTCACACAATTGCGCCGCTACCGCGATCTGGCGCTGACGCTGACCGCCGGTGCCGGCATGGCCCTGCTGTCGTTCGCAATGATGAGCCGCCCCTTTCCCGACAGCACCTCCACCTTTTTCCTGGAGCGTGCTTTGACCGAAGGCGGCGGCACCAACGTGGTCAACGTGATGCTGGTGGACTTCCGGGGCTTTGACACCTTTGGCGAGATCGTGGTGCTGGGCATCGTGGCACTCACTGTGTATGCGCTGTTGCGGCGCTTTCGGCCTGCGCGCGAGGTGATGGATTTGCCGCCACAGCAACGCGCCCTGCCGGCGGACGTGGACACCGACCTGTCCAACCCGCGCCAGACCGCCGACACCGCTGTGGGCTACCTCATGGTGCCTGCCGTGCTGGTGCGGCTGATGCTGCCCTTTGCCACGCTGGTGGCGGTGTACATGTTCATGCGCGGCCACAACGAGCCCGGCGGTGGCTTTGTGGCGGGGTTGGTGTTTTCGGTGGCGCTGCTGCTGCAATACATTGTGTCGGGCACTTCGTGGGTCGAGGCCCACCTGCCGCTCTACCCGCGCCGCTGGATCGGCGTGGGGCTTCTGACGGCGCTGGCCACCGGCTTGGGCGCGCTGGCCTGGGGCTATCCGTTCCTGACCAGCCATACGGCGCACTTTTCGCTGCCCTTGGTGGGTGAAATTCATCTGGCCAGCGCGCTGTTTTTTGACATCGGCGTGTTCACCCTGGTGGTGGGTTCCACCATGCTCATCCTCACCGGCATCGCCCACCAGTCGGTGCGCAGCCACCGCTACAACCATGCGCGCGCCTCCGATGAAGCGCAGGCCACCACTGGCGCCGCCACCACACCAGGAGAAAGCCCATGGAACTGA
- a CDS encoding helix-hairpin-helix domain-containing protein — MLKKLLTLLLAMLLATAAIAAVDVNTATEAELDGIKGIGPSLSGRILEERKGAPFKDWSDFIGRVGGVGNKSAVNFSKEGLTVNGKKYSAAAAAKAEAKNNKKRTNPQAADHKTRGSTGKETATPVIAPTTATAASAPAAPAPAPATSASKN; from the coding sequence ATGTTGAAAAAACTGCTGACCCTCTTGCTCGCCATGCTGCTGGCCACCGCCGCGATCGCCGCCGTAGACGTGAACACTGCCACAGAGGCCGAACTCGACGGCATCAAGGGCATCGGACCCAGCCTGTCGGGCCGCATCCTGGAAGAGCGCAAGGGCGCACCGTTCAAGGATTGGAGCGACTTCATCGGCCGCGTGGGCGGTGTGGGCAACAAAAGCGCCGTGAACTTCTCCAAAGAAGGCTTGACCGTCAACGGAAAGAAGTACAGTGCGGCTGCCGCCGCCAAGGCCGAGGCCAAGAACAACAAGAAGCGCACCAACCCCCAGGCGGCGGATCACAAGACCCGTGGCAGCACGGGCAAGGAAACGGCCACACCGGTGATCGCCCCAACCACTGCAACGGCTGCGTCTGCACCGGCAGCCCCTGCGCCCGCACCGGCCACCAGCGCTAGCAAAAACTAA
- the lapB gene encoding lipopolysaccharide assembly protein LapB: MEFDLSWILLGLPLAFVLGWLASRFDLRQLRAENRRAPKAYFKGLNFLLNEQQDQAIDAFIEAVQNDPDTSELHFALGNLFRRRGEYDRAVRVHEHLLSRGDLSRTDRERAQHALALDFLKAGLLDRAEDALHRLEGTPFEPQARLALLAIYERSRDWPHAATIARKMHDADQGDFSTRQAHYLCEQALAQTAQGDLPAAQALLEQAVDAAPEAARARIELARLQRLMGQPAAVLATLKTLGERNPAALPLAAPLMVEAATASGRTSEVHALLQTHYAQAPSLDVLESMVAMETADEATRGSARQRYVEHLDKERSLVAAAKWLATEKLEHEEFHPQIQRALDHAVKPLTRYRCAACGFEARQHFWQCPGCQTWDSYPARRVEEL, encoded by the coding sequence ATGGAATTTGACCTCAGCTGGATTCTGCTGGGCCTGCCACTGGCCTTCGTGCTGGGCTGGCTGGCATCACGCTTTGACCTGCGCCAGTTGCGCGCAGAAAACCGCCGGGCCCCCAAAGCGTATTTCAAAGGACTGAACTTCCTGCTCAACGAACAGCAGGACCAGGCCATCGACGCCTTCATCGAGGCCGTGCAGAACGACCCCGACACCTCGGAGCTGCACTTCGCCCTGGGCAACCTGTTCCGCCGCCGGGGCGAATATGACCGGGCCGTGCGTGTGCATGAACACCTGCTGTCGCGCGGCGACCTCAGCCGCACAGACCGCGAGCGCGCCCAACACGCGCTGGCGCTGGATTTTCTCAAGGCCGGCCTGCTCGACCGTGCGGAAGATGCCCTGCACCGCCTGGAGGGCACCCCCTTCGAACCCCAGGCCCGCCTGGCCTTGCTGGCGATCTACGAACGCTCGCGCGACTGGCCCCATGCAGCCACCATTGCCCGCAAGATGCACGACGCCGACCAGGGTGACTTCAGCACGCGGCAGGCGCACTACCTGTGCGAGCAGGCTCTGGCGCAGACCGCACAGGGCGATCTGCCCGCCGCCCAGGCGCTGCTGGAGCAGGCCGTGGACGCCGCCCCTGAGGCGGCGCGCGCCCGCATCGAGCTGGCGCGGCTTCAACGCCTGATGGGCCAGCCCGCTGCCGTACTGGCCACGCTCAAGACTCTGGGTGAACGCAACCCTGCGGCGCTGCCCCTGGCTGCACCGCTGATGGTGGAGGCCGCCACGGCCTCCGGGCGCACCAGTGAAGTCCACGCCCTGCTGCAGACACACTATGCGCAGGCTCCCTCGCTGGATGTACTGGAAAGCATGGTCGCCATGGAGACGGCCGACGAAGCCACCCGTGGATCAGCGCGGCAACGCTATGTGGAGCACCTGGACAAGGAACGCTCTCTGGTCGCCGCCGCGAAATGGCTGGCCACCGAAAAGCTGGAACACGAGGAGTTCCACCCCCAGATCCAGCGCGCACTCGACCATGCGGTCAAACCCCTCACACGCTACCGCTGCGCAGCCTGCGGCTTCGAGGCACGCCAGCATTTCTGGCAATGCCCCGGCTGCCAGACCTGGGACAGCTACCCCGCACGCCGCGTCGAAGAACTCTGA
- a CDS encoding lipopolysaccharide assembly LapA domain-containing protein — MKYLLWLLKAAIFFTLFAFALNNQQDATVHFFFGTQWRAPLVLVVLTAFSAGLAVGVLGMVPRWWRHRTAARRAQAAAAVAKPAPVQTTAATSNGTPSAPPPPPDLPSIHGI; from the coding sequence ATGAAATACCTCCTGTGGCTGCTCAAGGCAGCCATTTTTTTTACGCTCTTCGCTTTCGCGCTGAATAACCAGCAAGACGCGACCGTGCATTTTTTCTTTGGCACACAGTGGCGCGCCCCGCTGGTGCTGGTGGTGCTGACAGCCTTCTCAGCCGGGCTCGCCGTGGGTGTGCTGGGTATGGTGCCTCGCTGGTGGCGGCACCGCACTGCAGCCCGCCGCGCCCAGGCGGCTGCGGCCGTCGCCAAACCCGCTCCGGTGCAGACAACGGCAGCTACCAGCAACGGCACGCCCTCCGCGCCCCCACCACCTCCTGACCTGCCCTCGATCCATGGAATTTGA
- a CDS encoding integration host factor subunit beta: protein MPQDSMTRSDLVEDLAARFGQLTHRDAEYAVKTILDAVGEALVRGHRIEIRGFGSFSVNHRPPRMGRNPRSGEAVAIPEKRVPHFKPGKALREAVDKRTAEMEEKTLVTSAPPNQN, encoded by the coding sequence ATGCCTCAAGACTCCATGACCCGCTCAGACCTCGTTGAAGACCTGGCCGCTCGGTTTGGCCAGCTCACCCACCGCGATGCCGAATACGCCGTCAAGACCATTCTTGACGCCGTGGGTGAAGCCCTGGTGCGCGGGCACCGCATCGAGATCCGGGGTTTTGGCAGCTTCTCGGTCAACCACCGCCCTCCCCGCATGGGCCGCAATCCACGCAGTGGCGAGGCTGTGGCGATTCCTGAAAAACGCGTACCCCACTTCAAGCCTGGCAAGGCTCTGCGCGAAGCCGTAGACAAGCGCACCGCCGAAATGGAAGAAAAGACCCTGGTAACTTCGGCCCCACCAAATCAAAATTGA
- the rpsA gene encoding 30S ribosomal protein S1, with product MARKHMSESFAALFEESLTRTEMRPGEVITAEVVRVEHNFVVVNAGLKSEAYVPLEEFKNDKGELEVQVGDFVSVAIGSIENGYGDTILSRDTAKRLASWMSLEKALESGEFVTGTTSGKVKGGLTVLVNGIRAFLPGSLIDTRPIKDLTPYENKTMEFKVIKLDRKRNNVVLSRRAVVEASMGEERAKLMETLKEGSIVQGVVKNITEYGAFVDLGGIDGLLHITDMAWRRVRHPSEVVTAGQEITAKILKFDTEKNRVSLGLKQMGDDPWMGVNRRYPQSTRLFGKITNIADYGAFVELEPGIEGLVHVSEMDWTNKNIAPAKLVSLGDEVEVMVLEIDEDKRRISLGMKQCKANPWQEFAQDTKRGDRVKGPIKSITDFGVFVGLAAGIDGLVHLSDLSWNETGEAAVRNYKKGQEVEAIVLAVDVDRERISLGIKQLDGDPFTTFVTVNDKGQTVTGKVKTVDARGAEIDLGEDIIGYLRASEISRDRVEDARNVLKEGDEVTAVVVNVDRKTRNIQLSIKQKDMADEQGAMANLSQQSSRESAGTTSLGALLRAKLDNSEK from the coding sequence GTGGCAAGGAAACACATGTCCGAATCTTTTGCCGCCCTTTTTGAAGAATCCTTGACGCGTACGGAAATGCGCCCAGGCGAAGTCATCACTGCTGAAGTCGTGCGCGTCGAGCACAACTTCGTCGTGGTCAACGCTGGCCTCAAGTCCGAAGCCTACGTGCCGCTGGAAGAGTTCAAGAACGACAAGGGCGAACTCGAAGTCCAAGTGGGTGACTTCGTGTCGGTGGCCATTGGCTCCATCGAAAACGGCTACGGCGACACCATCCTGTCGCGCGACACGGCCAAGCGTCTGGCTTCGTGGATGAGCCTGGAAAAGGCCCTCGAATCCGGCGAATTCGTCACTGGCACGACCAGCGGCAAGGTCAAGGGCGGTCTGACCGTTCTGGTCAACGGCATCCGCGCTTTCCTGCCCGGTTCGCTGATCGATACCCGTCCGATCAAGGATCTGACGCCGTACGAAAACAAGACCATGGAATTCAAGGTCATCAAGCTGGACCGCAAGCGCAACAACGTGGTGCTGAGCCGCCGCGCTGTGGTGGAAGCTTCCATGGGCGAAGAGCGCGCCAAGCTGATGGAAACCCTGAAGGAAGGCTCCATCGTTCAAGGCGTGGTCAAGAACATCACCGAATACGGTGCGTTCGTGGACCTGGGCGGCATCGACGGCCTGCTGCACATCACCGACATGGCATGGCGCCGTGTCCGTCACCCTTCTGAAGTCGTGACGGCTGGCCAGGAAATCACCGCCAAGATCCTCAAGTTCGACACCGAAAAGAACCGTGTCTCGCTGGGTCTGAAGCAAATGGGCGACGACCCATGGATGGGCGTGAACCGCCGCTATCCACAATCGACCCGCCTGTTCGGCAAGATCACGAACATTGCCGACTACGGCGCGTTCGTCGAACTCGAACCCGGCATCGAAGGCCTGGTGCACGTGTCTGAAATGGACTGGACCAACAAGAACATCGCTCCCGCCAAGCTGGTTTCGCTGGGTGACGAAGTCGAAGTCATGGTTCTGGAAATCGACGAAGACAAGCGCCGCATCAGCCTGGGCATGAAGCAGTGCAAGGCCAACCCATGGCAAGAATTCGCCCAGGACACGAAGCGCGGTGACCGCGTCAAGGGTCCGATCAAGTCGATCACCGACTTCGGCGTGTTCGTGGGCTTGGCTGCCGGCATCGACGGCCTGGTGCACTTGTCCGACCTGTCTTGGAACGAAACCGGCGAAGCCGCTGTTCGCAACTACAAGAAGGGCCAAGAAGTCGAAGCCATCGTGTTGGCTGTGGACGTGGACCGCGAACGCATCTCCCTGGGCATCAAGCAGCTCGACGGCGACCCATTCACGACCTTCGTGACCGTGAACGACAAGGGCCAAACGGTGACCGGCAAGGTCAAGACCGTGGATGCCCGTGGCGCTGAAATCGACCTCGGCGAAGACATCATCGGCTACCTGCGCGCTTCGGAAATCTCCCGCGACCGTGTGGAAGATGCCCGCAACGTGCTCAAGGAAGGCGACGAAGTCACTGCTGTGGTGGTCAATGTGGATCGCAAGACCCGCAACATCCAGTTGTCGATCAAGCAGAAGGACATGGCTGACGAACAAGGCGCCATGGCCAACCTGAGCCAGCAATCGAGCCGCGAAAGCGCCGGCACGACCAGCCTGGGCGCTCTGCTGCGCGCCAAGCTGGACAACTCGGAAAAGTAA